Part of the Uloborus diversus isolate 005 chromosome 9, Udiv.v.3.1, whole genome shotgun sequence genome is shown below.
ATGTGGGGATATTTTTACATAATACTTCTTATAACATTCTTAATAGGTAAAATTTAATGTACCTCATATTTAGTTATAGTAATTTTTCTGAATCCAAAATGAAAACAATACAGAAACAAATGTAAAAATCAATATcttgtttattttgaagtaatttattttacaaccaAGAGCAAATgaagaataataaaatatatgtacAATATTTGACAATGAGTTCCATAGCAACATTGTCATTGAGTatattttaatgacaaaattCAACATATATTTAATACAACTAAATAATTTAACAAGTTTAGAGTTCAAGTATTTAATGAAAGAAACTTTGAACCTTTTGTtacattgttattttatttttttaatgatataagtGAGAGCAATCCATCGTAGACAACTTGCTTTTTTGCTTCACAGGAAATAAGTCACTTGAAAAATTAAACCACAAAATAATTCATAGTCAGAGTTAATTGATAAAGACTATTGGGCATATTAACCTTGAAGAATAAACGCCACTTAAATCATACCCACCTTAATTACACAGTCAACTCTCTATAACTAACAACTCAAAGTTCCAAGGGACCAATTAAAACTTTGAGTTGTGGGAAGTTCCCACTGCCTGCTCAAGAGTTAGGGACCCAAGTaaacttcaagataaaggaatattcaagttataaggcTTTGAGTTATCGCAAGTTGACAATAATATagcattttgataaattttaaaacaatgctTATTCTTCCTTTATCAATATTATTCTTTATCTCAAAACTTAAAAGGCATCAATTATTCatagataaaataattattcatttctACATTATCTAATATTTGCTCAATAAAAGAAACGAGTTTCAAGCACTAAATTATTGTTGTATTTTATAAATGAAAGATTTCTACAAAAGATAATTTAGAAGAATCAATTTTTATATTGCACGATTTTCCAAAACAaagcaaataagaaaaaatgatcACATCATTATACACCAATCAAATTCAACAAGATCAACCTCCTTTTTAACAAAGTGCTAGTAATCaactaaacattcaaaaaaaattcttttgttgcttttatatATCTTTCACCAACAACAATGGCACAgctcaatagttttttttttaaaaatgcaatgattGACCTTAAATCTGACTTaagtatatgggtcattcttcagaaaacgtaacttttgaacggaaatatttttcaatttcaaaaccttttcttttctttttattcttacatgaaagtggtacctactagaaataaccataaacaatggcccagctaagttccaattattttactcataaacaaaataaaaaatgccttgttcacaaaaaaaaaaaaaaaacttatatttaaaaattgaagccgatttaatatcaaagtaattttgttaattggtgcaaacaatcagctattttaatgatagtaggaatataatattaaaccctcttaattaaagtacggcttaattagtacttgttaaaaaatagtatttagtaaattagaggatatactggcaatttataattttggtagaatgcctatttattgatatatttcccttccatcagttattttcacctcagaaataatgacattgataaggtctgtcatggaggtgaggaatttttcattaatataggcctaatagataaatttttcagggaatatttttttcttcgttgctacaatctgcacatgttaagcatatgaaaatatgttcacttctttttttacattaatttgtaTTCCTGAGattcaagttcacagaggtgagaaatcagaataaccatattaagtttttaaagcaaaatctatctttttgtttttcgacaaaaacttCAGCTAtgtctgaaaataaacaaggcgGCTCCTTTATATCATGGaatataaaatttgatgtcattactgccacatgttaatgagaaatggcattttgtgtttaggtaacggaagtgaaaatttattgtatgacatgaccccttgtcctactaaaaggaactaaaacacaatattaaaaaattaaatatactcaGGGTTCGTAcgagtcatggaaaaaaatttagtgaatttcagacctggaaaagtcatggaaaattgaagttttcgttcaaagtcatggaaaattatttaaagtcatgaaaaaatgtcctgggcaaagagaaagtaacagttgctaaaagagcatcagaaatattgagtgatttaacagtcttacatattaaaactggaaaattgaatgatcgcaaaaacaattctgaattttgaaatctcattgcatccacttctgtagcagccgctcgtctttttttggaatgtgattttactgcttggacatcactcgttttgcatttaccattattttcaagactttttatattctgtagtagcgaacttgcacattcttgattttgccacgcccacttaaaaaatgcaattcaattgcatccgagtttgtttccatcactcgtaaaaactttattactaaatttatcagagtttatctcaatttgttgaaagttttagaaaatgtagATCTTTAATCAGGTGataaaacacagaaataggggaattctaatattctaaaacagtactgcccaacatacggcccgcagaactaatccatgcgacccactgctacgttcaatgtcaggaatcaaaccctATGTtcaggaatttctgaacctattaatttatatgcatttgaaaatgtgcaaataagtaaacaagtacatttgaatcagaagatttattcgctactgaatgtttttctttattttaaacataaatatttggtttagaaacatgaatttactgaaGAATGGCTTTTCTTTAATGAACCAAAGTACTGTCAAGCTATGTGTATGCTTAAATGCACTgctgatgctaaaaggcaacctTTGAAGCAAAtgtattgaaacttagttttaatgactcattcaacctttgtcccattcattatcattttacctgtttataaagattattagacatttaagcaccgttatatttcattcactgtagttttactaactttactaaaagttatatgatgaagacaaataagaatagagtagtttttaggtgtacactgatattttttcagtctcAAGTAAGTGTTTCGATGAGGTAGAAGCATTCACGTAGAAGTttcgctaatgctcatttccaaaaaatttccagtttgaaattaaatagtactattctcatcatgtaacaaggtcatgaaatttttttatgaagtcatgaaaaagttttggaaaagtcatggaattttttcatccgaatagggtatgaaccctgtatacttaaacaattagtatttgagatacttgtgaaaggaataataaataaataaacatacacttttaattaaacaagttattgagCAACATAAACAGTAACACTatgtgtgtgacatgccacggaggtgagaattcacatgttgtaaaccagaaatatactaaaataaaaattattattattaaaaaattgttggcaggtttaaatagatatatttttgatgaaattaaaaagcattgatAAATGAATTGGTCTTAAAGTTTTTCTGtcaaaggcgtgtgacagaaaagttacactttttgaagaatgactcacATACTTTCTTGCCATAACACTGGAACAAAGCTAGGTTACATATTGTTGCctgagagcaacagtaagacaccTAAGCCaagaaataacagtaagatatccaacTGTTGTTTTGAGGCATAAATGATAAAATCAATAGTGGCAAATACTTGAAAtttcttcaaactttaaatattaatttactaCAAAAACCAACCACTACACAAATAataaatcatttgtttacattgtagTCCTTGAGAAAACAATCATTCCTTTGTGTCACAAGCCACAAACATTTAATGAAAGTTGAACACATATTTTATTACCAAAGCTTAGAAAAGTAGATGTATTGTTGAAGAGAATATATTTTACTTTCCTTACAAAGGGCTAAAGCTTTCACTTGTAAGGGTTCAATATACTACAATCGATATAAGGCAATACAAGTTGAGTGTTTAATTCTCGGGTAAGTTGAAtcctataaattttaattgtccACTATGGTAGCTTTTATGCCTTGTTAAAAATTTACAAGATAGATATTCCAATTTTGAACAATCATTTCAGACATAGGTACTACCTGAAAAACACCAGCTACATACAGTTAACTCTTGATAACTCAAAGCTCCAAGATACCTGCGAAAACCTtctgagttatgggaagttttcaCAGCCATTTTAAGTGTTTGGGACTCAATAAAAACTTCAAGATTAGGGACTATTTGATTTATCGCAAGTGGATTGTATGTAGTATCATATTTTCTCGTTACTTGCAAgccaaaataattcaaaattaagtGTTCTGCTGATTTTGTAGAAACTGCATAATTTCATTCCACTAAGTTCTACAGCTTGGTTTTTCAGGCATGCCCAGGAAGACTTTGAATgcctcttttctttttggaaactGAGTTGATATAATTTATTTGCACCTTCATATACAGCAAAATACTTTGACATTTAATAGCCTTTTTGACCACTCCATTCCCAGGGAAGCCCCAAATCTAAATTTTCTGAGTGAAACTCCCAAGCTTTCCGAATTGATGAAATGTAAGCACGCATTAATACTCATACCTACATCGAATGAAGAGAGATAGtcactgaaacaaaaaaaaaaaaaaaaacaattgcaatattTCAATGCTGTCTTCAAATTTGTGGAATTGTAAGACAAAATTAATgaacaaaacttttttcaaaggcTACAGTAACTATAATTGGGACTCCCCTGTCCATGCTTAGCCTACAATATTGCTAATAAATCCATTTTCCTTACTCTAGCCAAATGATGTCTATAATACCAAAAACTTTTCttctatttaattaaattaaagtataattttcatTCCTAAACAATAATCTTGAGTAAGTATGGCCGAAAAATTCACCATAGTCATATGTGCCCATAACTAAATTACACGCTTTTATTCGACTAGTTATCGGCACAGTAGGCTTAAAGGaatctgaaatattttaataaatggcAAAAATACACCTAaggtaggaagaaaaaaaagctatggAATAAGTACGTGATCTGGTGAAAAAGAGCAATGTCAGTTCCTTATGAAAGAAACACTCTTGAAAaacttgaatgcaaaaaaaattcaCTATTGGCAAGTGAAAAACATTAACGTAATAAATCACACTATAGATGAAAGCTTATGTTTGGAATGGTGTCGGTATTCTTAAAAGCAGTGGCgcacaagggtgcccatatggggggggggataaaatggGGGCTAAGCCCccacttagaaattagaacttttatgcttttagtacttttttctttgaaaaaatttaaacacatttcttttctatccatcaatgaataagtgattaaaattgtcgaattttaatgactctaatttgtactgaaatcggtttttatggggaaaatatccgagtcccccctttaaattttgtatatgggcgtTCATGGTGGCACACACAGGAATTTCTCAAAGCAGGTCCAGAATCGAAGGTCCACAATTCTCATATCAACATCTCTCCAACACGAATCGAATCggaacatattcttttgatttattGATTGTCAGGAAGAAAAcacatttaataaaaaacaattgaataattacttagcactagttaataaaacaagtttatgaataacaaatatttagttaaaatacCAGAAAACACAAGAATGaattgtatttacttttctcattgttaaaaataaaaacagaaaagcaaaatcatcattctagAACAATTAATGTCCACATACAGTTTGATTTTCtagggaaaaaaagagagaaaataaatgtttttttttaattcattaaatctgaacttattgttacctttgcttggaaatattttacgtacaacatacataggattatagtcgattaaaaaaatcaagggcCGTGAAAGGGGTCCGCGCCCTCTGGAGGTAGCACTAATAAGGCTGGAACGCcctttgtgtgcgccactgaatgaaagaatattttcagAAACGACTGATGTTTCTTGAATATTGATTACAAACTTGATGATTATAATACAAGGCAAACCTGCCCATTACTGGTTGGCTAACCATAATTATTCATTTACAATAtatacattttattgaaacgtctTAGtctcccctcctttttttttttggaaaggtagcacatgtaaactaaaaaaaatgctattgaaaTAAGAtagaaaaaacagtaaataatgATTTATAAAAATTAGCTATACACTATAGTGTCATGATAACAAAAGCAAATTTggccaaaaaggaaacatttcagTGACATTTTAATAGAATAcgtaaggttaaaaaaaaattcatctacTGAAAAGAAATAATGCTGGGGAAGGTTCGATACAGTCCTGAATTTTAGGCATCAAATCCAAGTGCTGTTAATGAAAATAAATCTGAACGTTTTTTTTGTCACAAGATGCACTCAATGACTGCATATTTTTAACCGTCACAATCTTGATTAGTcaattccaaatttaaaaaaaaacaaataagagcTCTACATAATGGCTGCTACATATAATCTTTACAAAATAAAGTTTGAacaagcaaatttttttaaaaaattgatctgGCACAGgctaaataaaaattgattaaaaaagaaaaaaaaacaaccaaataATGTTTTGACCTGGAAATgcatatatattgaaaaaaatgaaagaaaagaacgtaaaatatttaatgggtCAAATTACGTACGGCCAACTATAGGTTCTAGATCCAGCAAAGACACTTGGTGGTCAAATGATAAGGATATACGAGTGATGTAACTACGGCAAAAATATGAGTCTTTTGCCGAGTTTCAACTAAAGATGAGGGAAATTTGCTACATCGTCCgacaaaagttaaaataaatgaatcTAAAAAACTAACCAATTTGGTTTATACAGTGATTTTGGTTTTAGTCCAGCCATaagcaaactttttaaaaaatataacaatcatgcttttatttaattcagtaaaatattatcaaagtaATAACAAATAACCTCGTTATATTCAGATATACTGCACTTTTCTTTTGTCTCtcaaaaaattatgcatgaaATAAAAAGAGGCGTGACATTTGACCtctcataaaaagaaaaaaacatttctttttctcaaCCAATGAACAAAATGGTATTTTGTTGCAGTTTAAGCCGCAACTTTCGATTTGTTTCACTATAAAACAATAGgaatattaaaaaagtttaaatttaaatcaattggTAAGCTAATTTTCAtggttttgttaataaaattttccTATAATAATAAACCAATATTTTGTAGAGGTTACATGTCATTAATTGAATCGTTTTTTCATGATTTCAGTTATATCGCGATTTTTTCTTGTCAAGCACGATACAACAAGAGGTTACTGTATAATAAATTACTCAAGCATTGGTAgtcaaaattatttgtattcatagTAATCTGATTACTTCTATCAAAGCAAATATTGAGACACAGCACAACTGTTTGATAATTCAAATAACATGTAAATTGGGAAACTACCAAAAAAGCATTTCTGAAGAAAGTtcagtttgcatttaaatgcatagcagctctttttaaaatattgttaggggacatttttttaatgaaatgacaTGTATGACAAGCAtggaaaaaaacttcaatttaaattgaagttttttacCATGCTTGTCACCAGTTTCTTATTTAAAACACAATGGAGGCAAAATGCTTCATTTTCTGCTCTAGACCAGCTTTGCTTGCAACTGctttaatgaagaagcaattaccgcctttttttgggggggggggagtgcaaaaAAAAAGCCATGTATCTTTCACATTGTCTTAAATATTCAATGGATACTACTTTacccttttctgaaaaaaagaatcttttttttttaaaaaaaggattttcaacttTGATTCACCATTAACTAACATGGAAAGTAGGTTATCAATCGATCAAAATTATCTTGCGTATTTGGTAACAAAACCCCACAGTGTTAAAGATTTAAaggttaaggttttttttttcaacaccttTAGATGCATCAAATTTTTCCTAGTAAATTCAGGCTGTGCTAGAAGCATTATAAAGTATTGATGCTTTTGTATACAGTTCACAGTTGTTATAATCAATAATACTATACAACAGATCCgagaaatatttcagaaatttctttttgaaaaatacttcgtGCAAATTGCAATGACTAGATTCAAGgaaagttaattttattattaacatgCAGTTTATTTCAAAGGCCTTCAACAAAAACTGCACTTTGGATTCCGTTTTCAACGGGAGAATCGATGAGCTTCGACAGGCGAGACACCTCATTGGACAATGTTTCAATATCTTTCTGCAAATGCATGTTTTTGGTGAGAGTCTCTTCCAGCATTCGCTGCATGCGACGGTTCATTTCTTTTAGATTCTCATCTCCACGGTCCTTGATGAAATCAACGATTCGCTTGATGGTCAGTTTGTCCTGAACGGTGGAAGAATGGTGATCAGAGCGACCTTCCATGCAGTAGAACTGAATCAGTGCCGTCTTTTTGAGAACGTCGTCCACGAGGGCTTCATTGCTCATCTCTAAGTGATTCACTTTCTCCTCCAGGGTCCAATTCTTTTGCTGCAGTTGGGTTACCTTGGCAAGAAGGCTGCTCGTTTCAGTTTCCAGCATCGTTGGTGAAACTCGATTCGGTGACTCATGTCCACCAGAAGAAGTATCACTTTGTACAGTGCCATCTTTGGCTTCACGCTCTGCAGTGCCACCGGATACGTAGCTCCACGAACTTATGCTGCTGGCATCCCCTTTAGGTTTGTCGAACGGACCCGAAGACTGCAGAATGTCATCAACGGAGCGATTCTGCTCATTCAGCACCTCTTGTAGACGTTCCTGCAACTTCTCGGCCCTATTTCTCTCAACAAGCAACTGACGTTTCAGATCTTTTACCATTGTCAGTCCTTTCTTTTCCTGAATCTTTCTCTCATCTACAGAATCTTTTGCTTCTTGTTGCAGAAGTTtaactttttcttcaaattctatTTTCTCAGCTTTTACAACCTCCAATTGAATATTCAAATCTTTCATGTTACTTTCCATTTCTTCCTTCAACATCTCAACAGTTTCTGAATGTACCTTGTCTTTTTCAGCCAAGCGATTCTCGTGCTCCATAATAGTACTTTGTAACTTCTCTTCCAGCTCTCTGAACTTATCATCTGCACTACAACGTGAAGAGCGAAGTCTTTCCACTTCCTCTTTCAAAGATTGCACTTCATTTCTAGCATCTATGAGTTTCAATTTAGTCTCCTTTTCTTTATCAAACAGTTTTTGCAGAGCTTCTTGCTCTTCAGATAGCTGTCTCGTCAAATTCTCTATTTCCTTGGAATGTTTATTTGTGGTGTCCAGCAGATGGTTATTCATTTCATCCATTAGTTTCTTCCGCTTCTCGGCTAGCTGCGTTTTTTCTGACAGAGCTTCCTCTATTTCAGATTTCTGCCTTTCTAAATTCTGTACTG
Proteins encoded:
- the LOC129229619 gene encoding GRIP1-associated protein 1-like; its protein translation is MTAPLSEEEFQRMQMQLLELRTKNYTLGEKNVKIQTELLQNNALLDDLRKELAKSQKIISRSKNAKEVEQLIQENETLQSKLQIQEDEFRLQNETLMHEISSLVSANDEFKKELELVKSQQLSVETQGNNIRLEAENAALKKLLASYETETRNPQADSESKLDLNLETLIEEKKILQENLRKLENEYREQLLKAQNDFEKLSEKLKKKQESFLQFQEEKERLFSENKKSFEELESSKNAEIQKLRNQICDMQIELRNALEFNDQFDIENVSKEKVATIDISGDKATFDCSVNETKLSLISIQEKMQQLNKQLLESENQKKMLESKVEDLHGTVQNLERQKSEIEEALSEKTQLAEKRKKLMDEMNNHLLDTTNKHSKEIENLTRQLSEEQEALQKLFDKEKETKLKLIDARNEVQSLKEEVERLRSSRCSADDKFRELEEKLQSTIMEHENRLAEKDKVHSETVEMLKEEMESNMKDLNIQLEVVKAEKIEFEEKVKLLQQEAKDSVDERKIQEKKGLTMVKDLKRQLLVERNRAEKLQERLQEVLNEQNRSVDDILQSSGPFDKPKGDASSISSWSYVSGGTAEREAKDGTVQSDTSSGGHESPNRVSPTMLETETSSLLAKVTQLQQKNWTLEEKVNHLEMSNEALVDDVLKKTALIQFYCMEGRSDHHSSTVQDKLTIKRIVDFIKDRGDENLKEMNRRMQRMLEETLTKNMHLQKDIETLSNEVSRLSKLIDSPVENGIQSAVFVEGL